A window from Solanum stenotomum isolate F172 chromosome 7, ASM1918654v1, whole genome shotgun sequence encodes these proteins:
- the LOC125870349 gene encoding uncharacterized protein LOC125870349 isoform X4, protein MATSEILQTEQDLLMMSSLFDDSKGQNVKSRGFDIEKKIEFLESLAGKVSNRRTRRWLNDRLLMELVPRLNAEEIRGLFAPPPFGDDVPLSVFCMTNVDEWDKFRNIDMDKEATIMDALEGKTSKRKSCVDNDKVAVLTAWHRVDCRTRDAIRRNFLPELVNNYEQCVRAFVKESDRDVLVLRVQDPFQRLLLHGVCEVDAFTDTAFKGNPAAVCLLEEEKDDKWLQSVAAEFNLSETCYLIPLNEPTNTNPRFGLRWFTPVDEVDLCGHATLAAAHFLFSYGLVKTDTIEFSTRSGILTAKRVPEPKASNSQDDCPTGYSIELDFPVVQVAEANFNDVLAISKSLNGVSVVEINETSMGDHFILLPSGEAVVECLPQIDLIQNCPGRGMIITGPAPQGSGFDFYSRFFCPKLGINEDPVCGSAHCALASYWRKKLGKCDFVALAAAPRGGVVKLHLDDEKQRVFLRGKAVAVMEGSLLV, encoded by the exons ATGGCAACCTCTGAGATTTTGCAGACAGAACAAGATCTTCTCATGATGTCTTCCCTTTTTGATGATTCCAAAG GACAAAATGTGAAGTCCCGAGGGTTTGACATCGAGAAAAAGATCGAGTTTCTTGAAAGCTTGGCTGGAAAA GTCAGCAACAGAAGAACTCGCAGATGGTTGAACGATCGTCTTTTAATGGAACTTGTTCCTCGTTTAAATGCAGAAGAAATTAGGGGCTTGTTTGCCCCACCACCTTTTG GTGATGATGTGCCCCTCTCAGTATTTTGCATGACAAATGTGGATGAATGGGACAAATTCAGGAATATAGACATGGATAAAGAG GCTACCATAATGGATGCTCTTGAAGGCAAAACATCAAAGCGAAAGAGTTGTGTGGATAATGATAAGGTTGCAGTGTTGACTGCATGGCATAGAGTGGATTGTCGAACAAGAGATGCAATTAGGCGCAACTTTCTCCCTGAATTGGTCAACAACTATGAG CAATGTGTACGAGCATTTGTGAAGGAGAGTGATCGAGATGTTCTGGTGTTACGTGTTCAAGACCCCTTCCAGCGGTTATTGCTGCATGGTGTCTGTGAG GTGGATGCCTTCACTGACACAGCATTCAAAGGGAACCCAGCAGCTGTTTGCTTATTGGAGGAAGAGAAAGATGATAAATGGTTACAATCTGTTGCTGCTGAGTTTAATCTCTCTGAAACTTGTTATCTCATTCCGCTCAATGAACCCACTAACACTAACCCCAGATTTGGCCTTCGTTGGTTCACTCCTGTTGACGAG GTCGATTTATGTGGGCATGCAACGCTAGCAGCAGCACACTTTCTATTTTCCTATGGCCTGGTTAAAACTGATACTATTGAGTTTTCAACAAGATCAGGAATTTTAACTGCCAAAAGAGTACCAGAACCAAAAGCTTCAAATTCTCAGGATGATTGCCCAACAGGTTACTCAATTGAATTGGATTTCCCTGTTGTCCAAGTAGCCGAGGCCAATTTTAATGATGTTCTTGCAATTTCAAAAAGCTTGAATGGCGTATCTGTGGTTGAGATCAATGAGACATCGATGGGTGATCATTTT attttgCTCCCATCAGGGGAGGCAGTGGTCGAATGCCTACCTCAGATTGATCTTATACAAAACTGCCCTGGCAGAGGAATGATCATAACTGGACCTGCTCCACAGGGTTCCGGCTTTGATTTCTATAGCCGTTTCTTCTGCCCAAAGTTGGGAATCAATGAG GATCCTGTTTGTGGAAGTGCTCATTGTGCCTTGGCTTCTTATTGGCGCAAAAAGCTTGGCAAATGTGACTTTGTTGCTTTAGCG GCCGCACCTAGAGGTGGCGTCGTGAAACTGCATCTAGACGATGAGAAGCAGAGGGTGTTTCTGAGAGGGAAAGCTGTGGCAGTCATGGAAGGTTCTCTTTTAGTCTAA
- the LOC125870349 gene encoding uncharacterized protein LOC125870349 isoform X1, with product MAKKLVKYCVVDAFTDTAFKGNPAAVCLLEEEKDDKWLQSVAAEFNLSETCYLIPLNEPTNTNPRFGLRWFTPVDEVDLCGHATLAAAHFLFSYGLVKTDTIEFSTRSGILTAKRVPEPKASNSQDDCPTGYSIELDFPVVQVAEANFNDVLAISKSLNGVSVVEINETSMGDHFILLPSGEAVVECLPQIDLIQNCPGRGMIITGPAPQGSGFDFYSRFFCPKLGINEDPVCGSAHCALASYWRKKLGKCDFVALAAAPRGGVVKLHLDDEKQRVFLRGKAVAVMEGSLLV from the exons ATGGCCAAGAAATTAGTGAAATACTGTGTG GTGGATGCCTTCACTGACACAGCATTCAAAGGGAACCCAGCAGCTGTTTGCTTATTGGAGGAAGAGAAAGATGATAAATGGTTACAATCTGTTGCTGCTGAGTTTAATCTCTCTGAAACTTGTTATCTCATTCCGCTCAATGAACCCACTAACACTAACCCCAGATTTGGCCTTCGTTGGTTCACTCCTGTTGACGAG GTCGATTTATGTGGGCATGCAACGCTAGCAGCAGCACACTTTCTATTTTCCTATGGCCTGGTTAAAACTGATACTATTGAGTTTTCAACAAGATCAGGAATTTTAACTGCCAAAAGAGTACCAGAACCAAAAGCTTCAAATTCTCAGGATGATTGCCCAACAGGTTACTCAATTGAATTGGATTTCCCTGTTGTCCAAGTAGCCGAGGCCAATTTTAATGATGTTCTTGCAATTTCAAAAAGCTTGAATGGCGTATCTGTGGTTGAGATCAATGAGACATCGATGGGTGATCATTTT attttgCTCCCATCAGGGGAGGCAGTGGTCGAATGCCTACCTCAGATTGATCTTATACAAAACTGCCCTGGCAGAGGAATGATCATAACTGGACCTGCTCCACAGGGTTCCGGCTTTGATTTCTATAGCCGTTTCTTCTGCCCAAAGTTGGGAATCAATGAG GATCCTGTTTGTGGAAGTGCTCATTGTGCCTTGGCTTCTTATTGGCGCAAAAAGCTTGGCAAATGTGACTTTGTTGCTTTAGCG GCCGCACCTAGAGGTGGCGTCGTGAAACTGCATCTAGACGATGAGAAGCAGAGGGTGTTTCTGAGAGGGAAAGCTGTGGCAGTCATGGAAGGTTCTCTTTTAGTCTAA
- the LOC125870349 gene encoding uncharacterized protein LOC125870349 isoform X2, which yields MATSEILQTEQDLLMMSSLFDDSKGQNVKSRGFDIEKKIEFLESLAGKVSNRRTRRWLNDRLLMELVPRLNAEEIRGLFAPPPFGDDVPLSVFCMTNVDEWDKFRNIDMDKEATIMDALEGKTSKRKSCVDNDKVAVLTAWHRVDCRTRDAIRRNFLPELVNNYEQCVRAFVKESDRDVLVLRVQDPFQRLLLHGVCEFYNLISVTTSETEGSKAVKMTRITKKKAGSTDLPNITLCDFLKMAKEGSW from the exons ATGGCAACCTCTGAGATTTTGCAGACAGAACAAGATCTTCTCATGATGTCTTCCCTTTTTGATGATTCCAAAG GACAAAATGTGAAGTCCCGAGGGTTTGACATCGAGAAAAAGATCGAGTTTCTTGAAAGCTTGGCTGGAAAA GTCAGCAACAGAAGAACTCGCAGATGGTTGAACGATCGTCTTTTAATGGAACTTGTTCCTCGTTTAAATGCAGAAGAAATTAGGGGCTTGTTTGCCCCACCACCTTTTG GTGATGATGTGCCCCTCTCAGTATTTTGCATGACAAATGTGGATGAATGGGACAAATTCAGGAATATAGACATGGATAAAGAG GCTACCATAATGGATGCTCTTGAAGGCAAAACATCAAAGCGAAAGAGTTGTGTGGATAATGATAAGGTTGCAGTGTTGACTGCATGGCATAGAGTGGATTGTCGAACAAGAGATGCAATTAGGCGCAACTTTCTCCCTGAATTGGTCAACAACTATGAG CAATGTGTACGAGCATTTGTGAAGGAGAGTGATCGAGATGTTCTGGTGTTACGTGTTCAAGACCCCTTCCAGCGGTTATTGCTGCATGGTGTCTGTGAG TTCTACAACCTGATCTCTGTAACAACCTCCGAAACAGAAGGCAGCAAGGCTGTGAAAATGACTAGGATAACGAAGAAGAAAGCTGGTTCAACTGATCTTCCAAACATAACACTGTGCGACTTTCTGAAGATGGCGAAAGAAGGGAGTTGGTGA
- the LOC125870349 gene encoding uncharacterized protein LOC125870349 isoform X3 yields MIPKVSNRRTRRWLNDRLLMELVPRLNAEEIRGLFAPPPFGDDVPLSVFCMTNVDEWDKFRNIDMDKEATIMDALEGKTSKRKSCVDNDKVAVLTAWHRVDCRTRDAIRRNFLPELVNNYEQCVRAFVKESDRDVLVLRVQDPFQRLLLHGVCEFYNLISVTTSETEGSKAVKMTRITKKKAGSTDLPNITLCDFLKMAKEGSW; encoded by the exons ATGATTCCAAAG GTCAGCAACAGAAGAACTCGCAGATGGTTGAACGATCGTCTTTTAATGGAACTTGTTCCTCGTTTAAATGCAGAAGAAATTAGGGGCTTGTTTGCCCCACCACCTTTTG GTGATGATGTGCCCCTCTCAGTATTTTGCATGACAAATGTGGATGAATGGGACAAATTCAGGAATATAGACATGGATAAAGAG GCTACCATAATGGATGCTCTTGAAGGCAAAACATCAAAGCGAAAGAGTTGTGTGGATAATGATAAGGTTGCAGTGTTGACTGCATGGCATAGAGTGGATTGTCGAACAAGAGATGCAATTAGGCGCAACTTTCTCCCTGAATTGGTCAACAACTATGAG CAATGTGTACGAGCATTTGTGAAGGAGAGTGATCGAGATGTTCTGGTGTTACGTGTTCAAGACCCCTTCCAGCGGTTATTGCTGCATGGTGTCTGTGAG TTCTACAACCTGATCTCTGTAACAACCTCCGAAACAGAAGGCAGCAAGGCTGTGAAAATGACTAGGATAACGAAGAAGAAAGCTGGTTCAACTGATCTTCCAAACATAACACTGTGCGACTTTCTGAAGATGGCGAAAGAAGGGAGTTGGTGA
- the LOC125871680 gene encoding bHLH transcription factor RHL1-like isoform X2: protein MGEQNQPNSLGTQWTFLGSTNDSNYLAGHELNKQYMAGVGIDGIHCVPVPSPQWIYDQQTPHNYVEYLAENVVSEVQVDASVEASGFRLLEGSADMISQEIRYPRPYHEDVPPNHLNGSEHQRGALTWEPRGNARHASGPCSEASAAGSSYPSKSSRKARAALSDRHRRMKIAERIDALGELFPCSKQGGKASQMDEIIDHIKYLQFQMKDLSRSRLGGEPTSIPFVFLEGCGHYILDEQQIEPLEDRMGKLLEVNPSMATQLLESKGLFVMPMALAEGLHHHE, encoded by the exons ATGGGAGAGCAGAATCAGCCTAATTCCCTAGGAACACAATGGACATTTCTTGGAAGTACAAATGATTCTAATTATCTAGCGGGCCATGAACTTAACAAGCAGTACATGGCTGGAGTTGGAATTGATGGGATCCATTGTGTTCCTGTGCCTTCACCTCAGTGGATCTATGACCAGCAAACGCCACATAATTATGTAGAATATCTTGCAGAGAATGTGGTCTCTGAGGTTCAAGTAGATGCTTCGGTAGAAGCTTCTGGTTTCAGACTACTCGAGGGATCTGCTGACATGATTTCTCAGGAG ATAAGATATCCGAGGCCTTATCATGAAGATGTGCCACCCAACCATTTAAATGGCTCAGAACATCAACGAGGTGCCTTG ACATGGGAGCCAAGAGGAAATGCCAGGCATGCTTCTGGGCCTTGCTCTGAAGCATCAGCTGCTGGGTCATCGTATCCTTCCAAAAGCTCTAGAAAAGCAAGAGCTGCATTATCTGACCGG CATCGCAGGATGAAAATTGCTGAAAGAATAGATGCATTGGGAGAACTATTTCCATGCTCTAAACAG GGTGGAAAAGCATCTCAAATGGATGAAATTATTGATCATATCAAATATCTGCAGTTCCAGATGAAG GATCTCAGTAGGAGCAGACTGGGTGGTGAACCTACTTCTATCCCGTTTGTATTTCTTGAG GGGTGTGGCCATTACATTCTTGATGAACAACAGATTGAACCTCTGGAAGACAGAATGGGCAAGTTGCTGGAAGTGAATCCTTCAATGGCAACCCAATTGCTGGAGAGTAAGGGCCTATTTGTGATGCCTATGGCTCTGGCAGAAGGACTGCATCATCATGAGTAG
- the LOC125871680 gene encoding bHLH transcription factor RHL1-like isoform X1 — MGEQNQPNSLGTQWTFLGSTNDSNYLAGHELNKQYMAGVGIDGIHCVPVPSPQWIYDQQTPHNYVEYLAENVVSEVQVDASVEASGFRLLEGSADMISQEQIRYPRPYHEDVPPNHLNGSEHQRGALTWEPRGNARHASGPCSEASAAGSSYPSKSSRKARAALSDRHRRMKIAERIDALGELFPCSKQGGKASQMDEIIDHIKYLQFQMKDLSRSRLGGEPTSIPFVFLEGCGHYILDEQQIEPLEDRMGKLLEVNPSMATQLLESKGLFVMPMALAEGLHHHE, encoded by the exons ATGGGAGAGCAGAATCAGCCTAATTCCCTAGGAACACAATGGACATTTCTTGGAAGTACAAATGATTCTAATTATCTAGCGGGCCATGAACTTAACAAGCAGTACATGGCTGGAGTTGGAATTGATGGGATCCATTGTGTTCCTGTGCCTTCACCTCAGTGGATCTATGACCAGCAAACGCCACATAATTATGTAGAATATCTTGCAGAGAATGTGGTCTCTGAGGTTCAAGTAGATGCTTCGGTAGAAGCTTCTGGTTTCAGACTACTCGAGGGATCTGCTGACATGATTTCTCAGGAG CAGATAAGATATCCGAGGCCTTATCATGAAGATGTGCCACCCAACCATTTAAATGGCTCAGAACATCAACGAGGTGCCTTG ACATGGGAGCCAAGAGGAAATGCCAGGCATGCTTCTGGGCCTTGCTCTGAAGCATCAGCTGCTGGGTCATCGTATCCTTCCAAAAGCTCTAGAAAAGCAAGAGCTGCATTATCTGACCGG CATCGCAGGATGAAAATTGCTGAAAGAATAGATGCATTGGGAGAACTATTTCCATGCTCTAAACAG GGTGGAAAAGCATCTCAAATGGATGAAATTATTGATCATATCAAATATCTGCAGTTCCAGATGAAG GATCTCAGTAGGAGCAGACTGGGTGGTGAACCTACTTCTATCCCGTTTGTATTTCTTGAG GGGTGTGGCCATTACATTCTTGATGAACAACAGATTGAACCTCTGGAAGACAGAATGGGCAAGTTGCTGGAAGTGAATCCTTCAATGGCAACCCAATTGCTGGAGAGTAAGGGCCTATTTGTGATGCCTATGGCTCTGGCAGAAGGACTGCATCATCATGAGTAG
- the LOC125871680 gene encoding transcription factor bHLH7-like isoform X3, which produces MGEQNQPNSLGTQWTFLGSTNDSNYLAGHELNKQYMAGVGIDGIHCVPVPSPQWIYDQQTPHNYVEYLAENVVSEVQVDASVEASGFRLLEGSADMISQEQIRYPRPYHEDVPPNHLNGSEHQRGALTWEPRGNARHASGPCSEASAAGSSYPSKSSRKARAALSDRGGKASQMDEIIDHIKYLQFQMKDLSRSRLGGEPTSIPFVFLEGCGHYILDEQQIEPLEDRMGKLLEVNPSMATQLLESKGLFVMPMALAEGLHHHE; this is translated from the exons ATGGGAGAGCAGAATCAGCCTAATTCCCTAGGAACACAATGGACATTTCTTGGAAGTACAAATGATTCTAATTATCTAGCGGGCCATGAACTTAACAAGCAGTACATGGCTGGAGTTGGAATTGATGGGATCCATTGTGTTCCTGTGCCTTCACCTCAGTGGATCTATGACCAGCAAACGCCACATAATTATGTAGAATATCTTGCAGAGAATGTGGTCTCTGAGGTTCAAGTAGATGCTTCGGTAGAAGCTTCTGGTTTCAGACTACTCGAGGGATCTGCTGACATGATTTCTCAGGAG CAGATAAGATATCCGAGGCCTTATCATGAAGATGTGCCACCCAACCATTTAAATGGCTCAGAACATCAACGAGGTGCCTTG ACATGGGAGCCAAGAGGAAATGCCAGGCATGCTTCTGGGCCTTGCTCTGAAGCATCAGCTGCTGGGTCATCGTATCCTTCCAAAAGCTCTAGAAAAGCAAGAGCTGCATTATCTGACCGG GGTGGAAAAGCATCTCAAATGGATGAAATTATTGATCATATCAAATATCTGCAGTTCCAGATGAAG GATCTCAGTAGGAGCAGACTGGGTGGTGAACCTACTTCTATCCCGTTTGTATTTCTTGAG GGGTGTGGCCATTACATTCTTGATGAACAACAGATTGAACCTCTGGAAGACAGAATGGGCAAGTTGCTGGAAGTGAATCCTTCAATGGCAACCCAATTGCTGGAGAGTAAGGGCCTATTTGTGATGCCTATGGCTCTGGCAGAAGGACTGCATCATCATGAGTAG